Proteins found in one Micropterus dolomieu isolate WLL.071019.BEF.003 ecotype Adirondacks linkage group LG10, ASM2129224v1, whole genome shotgun sequence genomic segment:
- the knstrn gene encoding small kinetochore-associated protein has protein sequence MSSRIPRGVQLPAETKKTVHKLESRDTVTVSATTNAAQKSDGVLKSQKEYISRKNAAPKVHKVVSTRYGQQAELKEQNQHLMATNEELQKNLTDTQQRVAELELQFSDLEKENAEVQKNLKDCHVLLVAAKIDPVLGERVGEAARQNEDQRKEVMSVSTDLLHELKAFGDVASQQRARLEEIQTTMTALAKAREHMRQERENFSLEAAEMEKALKEAEALL, from the exons ATGTCTTCAAGAATCCCAAGAG GTGTGCAATTACCtgcagaaacaaagaaaaccGTTCATAAACTTGAATCCAGAGACACAGTAACTGTGTCTGCAACAACAAATGCTGCCCAAAAATCAGATGGTGTCCTAAAATCTCAAAAAGAATATATATCAAG AAAAAATGCTGCTCCTAAAGTTCACAAAGT GGTGTCCACCAGGTATGGGCAACAGGCAGAGCTCAAGGAGCAAAATCAGCATTTGATGGCTACCAATGAGGAGCTGCAGAAAAacctcacagacacacag CAAAGAGTAGCTGAGTTGGAGCTGCAGTTCAGTGACCTTGAAAAGGAGAATGCTGAAGTACAGAAAAACCTGAAGGACTGTCATGTTCTCCTAGTTGCAGCCAAAATAGACCCAG TTTTAGGAGAAAGAGTTGGAGAAGCTGCAAGACAAAATGAAGATCAAAGAAAAGAAGTCATg AGTGTTTCCACAGACCTGCTGCATGAATTAAAAGCATTTGGAGACGTTGCATCACAGCAACGGGCTCGGCTAGAG GAAATCCAAACAACAATGACAGCACTCGCTAAAGCACGGGAACATATGAGGCAGGAAAGAGAGAACTTTTCATTGGAGGCTGCGGAAATGGAAAAAGCACTCAAGGAAGCAGAAGCTCTCTTGTAA
- the knl1 gene encoding kinetochore scaffold 1: MEPLDPAKNEESTGFSKRRISSILKAPRKSIIFPEPVQQENVVECAKPVEKRNSRRVSFAPANDVLLFSKEVKNASPARSPLQELITSTAAATQNRVQVVVADDGIQQITGMETLLNAPLHVSQQRETVNFDTGTDFSEKTVMFSTDDAFMDITRSHTINLGVDADVSLQNDDILPTSGEKTVMFTADDGSMDMALSHTFNMSGLKSLPTRSVEKGNISSSVPCLDPGFENFLASFSRPSGPSVNSVITRMVPPAGTSSGFLSQICTKRPDVDKENRAPISLSAVTEKSLNTSRKIGQSSYGSAFYPDDDVSMDMTEPQSQLYGFTDYDDDDPFQCLFPTKEMYSGIESVSQTAEKTQQQSRKTLESFNTKDLDKKSLKNPSLNASNQGHKVKLDTKDERSAETITDTEAQTGHIRGLIGSDDPFRFLFPTQDMCPLSESLKSAEMTSRPQHNEGMETSLRPSLKTAVRRHQVKFDAEDDSKEKTVRFSPDGACMDMTQSHTVNNLELQSHPNVDFLPPFGDKTVRFTAHDAAMDVTQSHTVNIIGDLELQAQQKEDFLPTCGEKTVRFTANDAAMDVTRSHTVNIGANLEPQFHQNVDFLPPCGEKTVRFTANDAAMDVTQSHTVHINSDLELQSQQKGEFLPTCGEKTVRFTANDAAMDVTRSHTVNIGANLEPQFHQNVDFLPQCGEKTVRFTANDAAMDVTQSHTVHINSDLELQSQQKGEFLPTCGEKTVRFTANDAAMDVTRSHTVNIGANLEPQFRQNVNFLPPCGEKTVRFTANDAAMDVTQSHTVHINSDLELQSQQKEESIPTCGEKTVRFTANDAAIDVTRSHTVNIGANLEAQFHQNVDFLPPCGEKTVRFTANDAAMDISQCLTVNIANSSVSDSVLQHQDSNILSILSVKERESETCRRRRNQSSSAYTLDPGLKNSLSKMSGPWANPVITKAVVPAASSFQETGHTNGFLDKLKPQKPDVETENEVPGLISAVMEKTLNKTVTGCPADNLSVDMSEAQTGQNMGQTCTDEPPQSLSSIQDLYPSSDHLRKAEAITQQSNGALGSSNLDGVEMINCPNSLDSKETKPRNHACSPTAVGHGVDTVPSLKCRRMSLADLHSKVRRLSHMINTTPDTIALNSCTAPLPPLEHHMDKISKDKPNSLPVMEPEPEIGLVNTEENTQCLTQEEQPSTTPFNLKTKQLMSRLSVGGFKPKLPQRSKPDDPTKVNSVAEHTRTITVNVTSQLSNLENDVSDIYDEELGSCEDMSEVLDARSPQKATEKGGPQEFKMVEFKEDDVFEQDFISAVHGNKRPRPADENGLANEKRMKTSTEMADDFKMSHVEECDGNITTAPSMTTQTSDSSSHTASIRCEATFESTFRQSMFESQLEDYASDVQRKFEDGTITVLEFFKLFNIDFVIHNPRQSILPGRLLSDTDCTPMDLLKDRHINRPKQMVYETNVLNLTEKVEGLKERMRDLEKPLKIVNRPLWEEMRHFSEKELKSFGAKLKERNNVFRKMSKVQSHEKKEVLYADLVQANLEEQQRLRGTIEEADEMIKSLDDCICELETELSAVEEKGFEDAPSLKSLQKEMQKVTEVLADNDRQISELEMQNKQNSNKLCRLKVETMNLESHVAMLHSLNEWKLGEKKDNCSVYSFLHKTFEVQLVYEKSNGNDADNESERKISHITFRRQIDDEKSQCHARLVHKLLSQCIERETSWVEKYPTSRHVPKLLLDVGLVVSHCRLLGEELRLLKMWGGLRLDILNISCVDNRVHVVFCSLKKFSKFEVIFSVSVTNHLYVLQVQSFKNRIGSTTIQQIEEIVASFNPAKNLLTKIIKKIHENLLC, from the exons ATGGAGCCTCTGGATCCTGCCAAGAATGA AGAAAGCACTGGATTCTCCAAGCGGCGCATTTCTTCG ATATTAAAAGCACCACGGAAATCAATCATATTCCCTGAACCAGTGCAACAGGAAAATGTG gtGGAGTGTGCCAAACCTGTAGAAAAGAGGAATTCAAGAAGAGTCAGTTTTGCGCCTGCCAACGATGTTCTCCTGTTTTCAAA AGAAGTAAAAAATGCCTCTCCTGCCCGAAGTCCTTTACAAGAGTTAATAACATCAA cagctgcagccacaCAGAATAG GGTCCAGGTGGTGGTCGCTGATGATGGgattcaacaaatcactg GAATGGAAACCCTATTGAATGCTCCTCTACATGTTTCTCAACAAAGGGAGACG GTCAACTTTGATACTGGGACTGACTTTAGTGAGAAAACTGTGATGTTTTCTACAGATGATGCTTTCATGGACATAACACGCAGTCACACTATAAACCTTGGCGTTGATGCAGATGTTTCCCTCCAAAATGATGACATTTTACCTACTAGCGGAGAGAAAACAGTGATGTTTACTGCAGATGATGGATCCATGGATATGGCCCTAAGTCATACTTTCAACATGAGTGGGTTAAAATCACTACCCACTAGAAGTGTAGAGAAGGGAAACATATCCTCATCAGTACCTTGTTTGGATCCTGGATTCGAAAACTTCCTTGCAAGTTTCTCTAGACCTAGTGGCCCCAGCGTTAATTCTGTGATCACCAGAATGGTGCCTCCTGCTGGAACATCCTCTGGCTTCCTGTCCCAGATATGTACGAAAAGGCCTGATGTGGATAAAGAAAATCGGGCTCCGATTTCTCTTTCAGCTGTGACAGAAAAGTCACTAAATACATCCAGGAAGATTGGTCAGTCATCTTATGGAAGTGCATTCTATCCAGACGATGACGTAAGCATGGATATGACTGAACCTCAGAGCCAACTTTATGGATTCACTGATTATGATGACGACGATCCCTTTCAGTGTCTCTTTCCCACAAAAGAAATGTACTCTGGCATCGAGAGCGTGTCACAGACAGCAGAGAAGACCCAACAACAGAGCAGGAAAACACTGGAATCATTTAACACTAAAG ATTTAGATAAGAAATCCTTGAAGAATCCTTCTCTTAATGCTTCTAATCAAGGACACAAG GTCAAACTTGATACAAAAGATGAACGCAGTGCAGAGACAATCACGGACACCGAAGCTCAGACAGGCCATATTAGAGGACTCATTGGCTCAGATGATCCTTTTCGGTTTCTTTTTCCCACACAAGACATGTGCCCCCTCAGTGAAAGTCTGAAGAGCGCAGAGATGACTTCAAGGCCCCAGCACAAtgaag GTATGGAAACCTCATTGAGGCCATCCTTAAAGACAGCGGTGCGGAGACATCAG GTTAAATTTGATGCTGAAGATGACAGCAAAGAGAAAACAGTGAGGTTTTCTCCAGATGGTGCCTGTATGGATATGACACAGAGTCACACTGTGAACAATTTGGAACTACAATCGCACCCAAATGTGGACTTTTTACCTCCATTTGGGGACAAAACAGTGAGGTTTACTGCACATGATGCAGCCATGGATGTGACACAAAGTCACACTGTAAACATCATCGGAGATTTAGAACTGCAGGCACAGCAAAAAGAGGACTTTTTACCTACTTGTGGAGAGAAAACAGTGAGGTTCACTGCAAATGATGCAGCCATGGATGTGACACGAAGTCATACTGTAAACATTGGCGCAAATTTGGAACCGCAGTTTCACCAAAATGTGGACTTTTTACCCCCATGCGGCGAGAAAACAGTGAGGTTCACTGCAAATGATGCAGCCATGGATGTGACACAAAGTCACACTGTACACATCAACAGTGATTTGGAACTGCAGTcacagcaaaaaggggaatttTTACCTACTTGTGGAGAGAAAACAGTGAGGTTCACAGCAAATGATGCAGCCATGGATGTGACACGAAGTCATACTGTAAACATTGGCGCAAATTTGGAACCacagtttcaccaaaatgtGGACTTTTTACCCCAATGCGGCGAGAAAACAGTGAGGTTCACTGCAAATGATGCAGCCATGGATGTGACACAAAGTCACACTGTACACATCAACAGTGATTTGGAACTGCAGTcacagcaaaaaggggaatttTTACCTACTTGTGGAGAGAAAACAGTGAGGTTCACTGCAAATGATGCAGCCATGGATGTGACACGAAGTCATACTGTAAACATTGGCGCAAATTTGGAACCACAGTTTCGCCAAAATGTGAACTTTTTACCCCCATGCGGCGAGAAAACAGTAAGGTTCACTGCAAATGATGCAGCCATGGATGTGACACAAAGTCACACTGTACACATCAACAGTGATTTGGAACTGCAGTCACAGCAAAAAGAGGAATCTATACCTACTTGTGGAGAGAAAACAGTGAGATTCACTGCAAATGATGCGGCCATCGATGTGACACGAAGTCATACTGTAAACATTGGCGCAAATTTGGAAGCacagtttcaccaaaatgtGGACTTTTTACCTCCATGCGGAGAGAAAACAGTGAGGTTCACTGCAAATGATGCAGCCATGGATATAAGCCAGTGCCTCACTGTAAACATTGCCAACAGTTCAGTGTCAGATTCAGTTCTTCAACACCAAGATTCTAACATTTTATCTATCCTATCTGTGAAGGAAAGGGAAAGCGAGACATGTCGTCGGCGAAGAAACCAATCTTCATCTGCATACACTTTGGATCCAGGACTTAAAAACTCTCTGTCTAAGATGAGTGGCCCCTGGGCTAATCCTGTGATCACAAAAGCAGTGGTTCCTGCTGCATCTTCCTTTCAAGAAACTGGACACACAAATGGCTTCCTGGACAAACTTAAACCACAGAAGCCTGACGTGGAAACTGAAAATGAAGTTCCAGGTTTAATTTCAGCTGTCATGGAGAAGacactaaataaaactgtaactggCTGTCCAGCAGACAATTTAAGCGTGGATATGTCAGAAGCTCAAACAGGCCAAAATATGGGACAAACATGTACAGATGAGCCACCTCAAAGTCTTTCTTCCATTCAAGACTTGTACCCAAGCTCTGACCATTTGAGGAAAGCTGAGGCAATTACACAACAGAGCAATGGAGCGCTGGGTTCATCCAACCTTGATGGTGTGGAAATGATAAATTGTCCAAATTCTCTAGACTCAAAGGAAACCAAACCAAGAAATCACGCTTGTTCACCAACTGCTGTTGGCCATGGTGTTGATACAGTGCCTTCACTAAAGTGTAGACGCATGAGTTTAGCTGATCTTCACTCAAAAGTAAGGCGTTTGAGCCACATGATAAATACAACTCCAGATACTATTGCCCTGAACAGCTGTACAGCACCTTTGCCCCCTCTGGAGCACCACATGGACAAAATCTCAAAAGACAAACCAAACTCCCTGCCTGTAATGGAGCCCGAACCGGAAATAGGTTTGGTAAACACTGAAGAAAATACTCAATGTCTTACGCAAGAAGAACAGCCCTCTACTACTCCTTTCAACTTAAAGACTAAACAACTTATGTCAAGACTCTCAGTGGGAGGCTTCAAACCCAAGCTTCCACAAAGAAGCAAACCAGATGATCCAACGAAGGTGAATTCTGTGGCAGAGCATACAAGGACGATCACTGTCAATGTTACTAGTCAACTGAGCAACCTTGAAAATGATGTGAGCGACATCTACGATGAAGAGCTTGGTAGCTGTGAAGATATGTCAGAAGTGCTTGATGCAAGAAGTCCTCAGAAAGCCACTGAAAAGGGGGGCCCTCAGGAGTTTAAGATGGTTGAGTTTAAAGAGGATGATGTATTTGAACAGGACTTTATTAGTGCTGTCCATGGAAATAAGAGACCACGGCCAGCAGATGAAAATGGTCTGGCGAATGAGAAGAGAATGAAAACCTCCACTGAAATGGCTGATGACTTTAAAATG TCTCATGTTGAAGAGTGTGACGGTAACATTACTACAGCTCCGAGCATGACTACCCAGACCAGTGATTCCAGCAGTCACACAGCTAGCATCAGATGTGAAGCTACATTTGAATCAA CTTTCAGACAAAGCATGTTTGAATCCCAGCTTGAAGACTACGCCAGTGATGTACAGAGG AAATTCGAGGATGGGACCATTACAGTGTTGGAGTTCTTTAAACTCTTCAACATAGACTTTGTCATCCATAATCCTCGGCAAAGTATCCTTCCTGGCAGA CTTTTGTCAGACACAGATTGCACACCAATGGATTTATTGAAAGACAGACACATCAACCGTCCTAAACAGATGGTGTATGAGACAAATGTTCTGAACCTCACAGAGAAGGTGGAGGG ATTGAAGGAGCGAATGCGGGATCTGGAAAAACCTCTGAAGATTGTGAACAGACCTTTGTGGGAAGAAATGAGACATTTTTCAGAGAAAGAG CTCAAATCCTTTGGTGCCAAactaaaagagagaaataacGTGTTCAGAAAGATGAGCAAAGTTCAGTCCCATGAAAAGAAGGAAGTCTTGTATGCAGACCTTGTGCAGGCTAATCTG gaggagcaacagaggttgAGAGGAACGATCGAGGAAGCAGATGAGATGATTAAAAGTTTGGATGACTGTATTTGTGAATTAGAAACAG AACTTAGTGCAGTTGAAGAAAAAGGTTTCGAAGACGCACCAAGTCTGAAATCACTTCAGAAAG aaatgcagaaaGTCACTGAAGTTTTGGCTGATAATGACAG ACAAATATCTGAACTGGAGATGCAGAATAAACAGAATTCAAATAAACTGTGCAGGCTGAAAGTTGAGACGATGAACCTGGAGAGCCACGTCGCTATGCTGCATAG TTTGAATGAATGGAAATTGGGAGAGAAGAAAGACAACTGCTCGGTCTACAGTTTTCTCCATAAGACCTTCGAAGTACAGTTGGTATATGAAAAATCCAATG GAAATGATGCTGATAATGAGTCGGAGAGGAAAATATCACACATCACGTTCAGACGTCAAATTGATg ATGAGAAGTCACAGTGCCATGCCCGTCTTGTTCACAAACTGCTCTCTCAATGCATTGAGCGAGAAACTTCCTGGGTGGAGAAGTATCCAACGAGCAGACATGTTCCAAAG CTGCTCCTTGACGTGGGCCTGGTGGTGAGTCACTGTCGTCTGCTGGGAGAGGAGTTGCGTCTGCTGAAAATGTGGGGGGGTCTGAGGCTTGATATTCTCAACATCAGCTGCGTGGACAATCG AGTGCACGTGGTTTTCTGCAGTCTAAAGAAATTTTCCAAGTTTGAGGTGATCTTCTCCGTCAGTGTGACAAACCACCTCTATGTCCTTCAAGTGCAGAGCTTCAAAAACAGGATCGGGAGCACAAC GATCCAACAGATTGAGGAGATAGTGGCATCTTTCAATCCAGCCAAGAACCTCTTGACCAAGATTATCAAAAAGATTCATGAAAATCTTCTCTGTTGA